A genome region from Manis javanica isolate MJ-LG chromosome 3, MJ_LKY, whole genome shotgun sequence includes the following:
- the BLK gene encoding tyrosine-protein kinase Blk isoform X1, with protein MGVVGSKKQVKEKGTGCWSPAKGGSQGKDPPPLPPLVLFNHLAPAPPDTRPDHGEHFVVALYDYNAANDRDLQLLKGEKLQILKGAGDWWLAKSLITGREGYVPSNFVARVETLEVQKWFFRSINRKDAERQLLAPINNVGSFLIRESETTKGAFSLSVKDVTTQGEVVKHYKIRSLDEGGYYISPRTTFPTLQALVQHYSKKGDGLCQRLTQPCVCLAPQNPWAQDEWEIPRQSLKLVRKLGSGQFGEVWMGYYKNSVKVAIKTLKEGTMSPEDFLGEANLMKTLQHEKLVRLYAVVTKEPIYIVTEYMARGCLLDFLKTDEGTRLSFPRLIDMAAQIAEGMAYIERMNSIHRDLRAANILVSETLCCKIADFGLARIIDSEYTAQEGAKFPIKWTAPEAIHFGVFTIKADVWSFGILLMEIITYGRVPYPGMSNPEVIRSLERGYRMPRPDACPPELYRDVIAECWRGRPEERPTFEFLQSVLEDFHTATERQYELQP; from the exons ATGGGAGTGGTGGGCAGCAAAAAGCAGGTGAAGGAGAAAGGTACCGGCTGCTGGAGCCCGGCGAAGGGCGGCTCCCAGGGCAAAGACCCCCCACCGCTGCCGCCCCTG GTCCTGTTTAACCACTTGGCCCCGGCGCCTCCCGACACGCGCCCGGACCACG GGGAGCACTTCGTGGTGGCCTTGTACGACTACAACGCGGCTAACGACCGGGACCTGCAGCTGCTGAAGGGAGAGAAGCTGCAGATCCTGAAGGG AGCTGGCGACTGGTGGCTGGCCAAGTCTCTCATCACGGGAAGGGAAGGCTACGTGCCCAGCAACTTTGTGGCCCGAGTAGAGACCTTGGAAGTGCAAAA GTGGTTCTTTAGATCGATTAACCGGAAAGACGCCGAGAGGCAGCTGCTGGCCCCGATCAACAACGTGGGCTCCTTCCTCATCAGAGAGAGCGAAACCACCAAAG GTGCCTTTTCCCTGTCTGTGAAGGATGTGACCACCCAGGGAGAGGTGGTCAAACACTATAAGATCCGCTCCCTGGATGAAGGAGGCTATTACATCTCCCCCCGCACCACCTTCCCCACTCTCCAGGCTTTGGTGCAGCACTATTCTA AAAAAGGGGATGGTTTATGCCAGAGGCTGACCCAGCCTTGTGTGTGCCTGGCTCCCCAGAACCCCTGGGCCCAGGACGAATGGGAAATCCCCCGGCAGTCTCTCAAGCTGGTCAGGAAACTCGGGTCTGGGCAGTTCGGTGAGGTCTGGATGG GTTATTACAAAAACAGCGTGAAGGTGGCCATCAAGACCTTGAAGGAGGGAACCATGTCCCCAGAGGACTTCCTGGGTGAGGCCAACCTCATGAAAACTCTCCAGCATGAGAAGCTGGTCCGTCTCTACGCCGTGGTTACCAAGGAGCCCATCTATATCGTGACCGAGTACATGGCCAGAG GATGCTTGCTGGATTTCTTGAAGACAGATGAAGGTACCAGGCTGTCCTTCCCGAGACTGATCGACATGGCAGCTCAG ATTGCAGAAGGGATGGCATACATTGAGCGAATGAATTCGATCCACCGCGACCTGAGAGCGGCCAACATCCTGGTGTCTGAGACCTTGTGCTGCAAAATTGCTGACTTCGGCTTGGCCCGGATCATTGACAGTGAATATACTGCCCAGGAAG GGGCCAAGTTCCCCATCAAGTGGACCGCCCCAGAGGCCATCCACTTCGGGGTGTTCACCATCAAAGCAGACGTGTGGTCGTTTGGAATCCTCCTGATGGAAATCATCACGTATGGGCGTGTCCCCTACCCAG GGATGAGCAACCCCGAAGTCATCCGCAGCCTGGAGCGCGGCTACCGCATGCCGCGCCCGGACGCGTGCCCGCCTGAGCTGTACCGCGATGTCATCGCCGAGTGCTGGCGGGGCCGCCCGGAGGAGCGGCCCACCTTCGAGTTCCTGCAGTCGGTGCTCGAGGACTTCCACACGGCCACCGAGCGGCAGTACGAGCTGCAGCCCTAG
- the BLK gene encoding tyrosine-protein kinase Blk isoform X2, with product MGVVGSKKQVKEKGTGCWSPAKGGSQGKDPPPLPPLVLFNHLAPAPPDTRPDHGEHFVVALYDYNAANDRDLQLLKGEKLQILKGAGDWWLAKSLITGREGYVPSNFVARVETLEVQKWFFRSINRKDAERQLLAPINNVGSFLIRESETTKGAFSLSVKDVTTQGEVVKHYKIRSLDEGGYYISPRTTFPTLQALVQHYSKKGDGLCQRLTQPCVCLAPQNPWAQDEWEIPRQSLKLVRKLGSGQFGEVWMGYYKNSVKVAIKTLKEGTMSPEDFLGCLLDFLKTDEGTRLSFPRLIDMAAQIAEGMAYIERMNSIHRDLRAANILVSETLCCKIADFGLARIIDSEYTAQEGAKFPIKWTAPEAIHFGVFTIKADVWSFGILLMEIITYGRVPYPGMSNPEVIRSLERGYRMPRPDACPPELYRDVIAECWRGRPEERPTFEFLQSVLEDFHTATERQYELQP from the exons ATGGGAGTGGTGGGCAGCAAAAAGCAGGTGAAGGAGAAAGGTACCGGCTGCTGGAGCCCGGCGAAGGGCGGCTCCCAGGGCAAAGACCCCCCACCGCTGCCGCCCCTG GTCCTGTTTAACCACTTGGCCCCGGCGCCTCCCGACACGCGCCCGGACCACG GGGAGCACTTCGTGGTGGCCTTGTACGACTACAACGCGGCTAACGACCGGGACCTGCAGCTGCTGAAGGGAGAGAAGCTGCAGATCCTGAAGGG AGCTGGCGACTGGTGGCTGGCCAAGTCTCTCATCACGGGAAGGGAAGGCTACGTGCCCAGCAACTTTGTGGCCCGAGTAGAGACCTTGGAAGTGCAAAA GTGGTTCTTTAGATCGATTAACCGGAAAGACGCCGAGAGGCAGCTGCTGGCCCCGATCAACAACGTGGGCTCCTTCCTCATCAGAGAGAGCGAAACCACCAAAG GTGCCTTTTCCCTGTCTGTGAAGGATGTGACCACCCAGGGAGAGGTGGTCAAACACTATAAGATCCGCTCCCTGGATGAAGGAGGCTATTACATCTCCCCCCGCACCACCTTCCCCACTCTCCAGGCTTTGGTGCAGCACTATTCTA AAAAAGGGGATGGTTTATGCCAGAGGCTGACCCAGCCTTGTGTGTGCCTGGCTCCCCAGAACCCCTGGGCCCAGGACGAATGGGAAATCCCCCGGCAGTCTCTCAAGCTGGTCAGGAAACTCGGGTCTGGGCAGTTCGGTGAGGTCTGGATGG GTTATTACAAAAACAGCGTGAAGGTGGCCATCAAGACCTTGAAGGAGGGAACCATGTCCCCAGAGGACTTCCTGG GATGCTTGCTGGATTTCTTGAAGACAGATGAAGGTACCAGGCTGTCCTTCCCGAGACTGATCGACATGGCAGCTCAG ATTGCAGAAGGGATGGCATACATTGAGCGAATGAATTCGATCCACCGCGACCTGAGAGCGGCCAACATCCTGGTGTCTGAGACCTTGTGCTGCAAAATTGCTGACTTCGGCTTGGCCCGGATCATTGACAGTGAATATACTGCCCAGGAAG GGGCCAAGTTCCCCATCAAGTGGACCGCCCCAGAGGCCATCCACTTCGGGGTGTTCACCATCAAAGCAGACGTGTGGTCGTTTGGAATCCTCCTGATGGAAATCATCACGTATGGGCGTGTCCCCTACCCAG GGATGAGCAACCCCGAAGTCATCCGCAGCCTGGAGCGCGGCTACCGCATGCCGCGCCCGGACGCGTGCCCGCCTGAGCTGTACCGCGATGTCATCGCCGAGTGCTGGCGGGGCCGCCCGGAGGAGCGGCCCACCTTCGAGTTCCTGCAGTCGGTGCTCGAGGACTTCCACACGGCCACCGAGCGGCAGTACGAGCTGCAGCCCTAG